The following coding sequences are from one Acidobacteriota bacterium window:
- a CDS encoding 4Fe-4S binding protein: MKETMFIDPQRCIGCRACVAACRECSTHKGYSMIFVDYIDRSETTATMPTVCMHCSEPTCALVCPADAIKTNEDGVVMSALKPRCLDCRNCVNACPFGVPKYNSQMHLQMKCDMCYDRTSEGLRPMCASVCPTGAISFGTYEQIVPLRRTKPVNAHVFGNQKVETKVYMMLPTDADEVNVDGCGVFEGRVFSDAAGDESWIDTQVEDSDKRNEF, from the coding sequence ATGAAGGAGACAATGTTCATCGATCCGCAGCGGTGTATCGGCTGCCGTGCATGCGTTGCCGCCTGTCGAGAATGCTCGACCCATAAGGGATACTCGATGATCTTTGTTGACTACATCGACCGGTCGGAAACCACGGCGACTATGCCGACCGTCTGCATGCACTGTTCTGAACCGACCTGCGCTCTCGTTTGTCCGGCCGACGCGATCAAGACGAACGAAGACGGTGTCGTCATGTCTGCGCTCAAACCGCGATGCCTCGATTGCCGAAACTGCGTTAACGCGTGTCCGTTCGGCGTACCTAAGTACAACTCGCAGATGCATCTGCAGATGAAGTGCGATATGTGCTACGACCGCACGAGCGAAGGTCTCAGGCCGATGTGCGCGAGTGTATGCCCGACGGGAGCGATCTCGTTCGGCACTTACGAACAGATCGTCCCGTTGCGGCGGACAAAACCGGTAAACGCACACGTGTTCGGTAATCAAAAGGTCGAGACGAAGGTTTATATGATGCTGCCCACCGACGCGGATGAAGTGAACGTTGATGGATGCGGCGTATTTGAAGGGCGGGTTTTTTCTGATGCTGCGGGGGACGAGTCGTGGATTGATACCCAGGTTGAGGACTCTGATAAGCGGAACGAGTTTTAG
- a CDS encoding MFS transporter, producing MASELLRPDLIGVDRKRPAILGILASALLTLLVIIGSRSLEHFDSALFGYTIASIVALGAIVYRYAIWLQRPATRAYWLRGWKLFRDREKLAKNTATAATTIGKNLVAQHFIFKRGFSRWLMHFLIMWGCILAALITFPLAFGWVHFKLEGDLGYRAYIFGFPGQILDGRSAAAWVQFHALDFTAIMVLAGCAIAIHRRLKDRGAIAYQSFLLDFTPHLMLIAISVSGLMLTVSSLWFAGYMYSFIALMHQATVIMTLFYLPFGKLFHIVQRPASIGVELYQQRAQEMEPASCPRCGTMFLGKIWIEDLKKLSVSLVSITPCRTATRCRITALAASGSCADLHMRVCRTRMSRFSKVLGLRWAITSRRLCPR from the coding sequence ATGGCAAGCGAACTGTTGAGACCAGACCTCATCGGTGTCGATCGAAAACGTCCTGCGATACTAGGAATTCTCGCGTCTGCCCTCCTCACTTTACTCGTTATCATTGGGTCACGAAGTCTCGAGCACTTTGATTCGGCGCTCTTCGGCTACACCATCGCCAGTATCGTCGCCTTGGGCGCGATCGTCTACCGATACGCGATCTGGCTGCAGCGGCCGGCCACGCGAGCCTATTGGCTTCGAGGATGGAAACTCTTTCGAGATAGAGAAAAACTGGCCAAGAATACGGCAACGGCGGCAACGACGATCGGAAAGAATCTGGTCGCACAGCACTTCATCTTCAAACGGGGCTTCAGCCGTTGGTTGATGCACTTCCTGATCATGTGGGGCTGCATTCTCGCGGCGTTAATCACATTCCCGCTGGCATTCGGTTGGGTACACTTCAAGCTTGAGGGGGATCTCGGTTACCGCGCCTACATCTTCGGTTTCCCCGGTCAGATCCTCGACGGCCGGAGCGCGGCGGCGTGGGTGCAGTTTCACGCCCTGGACTTCACCGCGATAATGGTCTTGGCCGGCTGTGCAATCGCTATCCATCGGCGGCTTAAAGATCGCGGAGCGATCGCATATCAGTCTTTTCTTCTAGATTTCACGCCCCATCTGATGCTGATAGCGATCTCTGTTTCCGGATTGATGCTGACAGTTTCGAGTCTCTGGTTTGCAGGCTACATGTATTCTTTCATCGCTCTGATGCACCAGGCTACGGTGATCATGACCTTGTTTTATCTTCCGTTCGGAAAGCTTTTTCACATCGTCCAGCGACCTGCTTCGATCGGAGTTGAACTATATCAGCAGCGGGCCCAGGAGATGGAGCCGGCGAGCTGTCCCCGATGCGGGACGATGTTCCTGGGGAAGATTTGGATCGAGGATCTAAAAAAGTTGTCGGTCAGCTTGGTTTCGATTACACCTTGCCGAACGGCCACACGCTGCAGGATTACTGCCCTCGCTGCAAGCGGATCATGCGCGGACTTGCATATGCGAGTTTGCCGAACAAGAATGAGTCGGTTTTCGAAGGTGCTCGGGCTAAGGTGGGCGATAACGAGTAGACGCTTATGTCCAAGGTAG
- a CDS encoding molybdenum cofactor guanylyltransferase has translation MTAIEGFVLAGGQSRRMGSDKAQLKLGGLTLVERAANVLARNAEPVSIVGHSPSDYRSNLIIIEDASVGAGRRGSVVGLYTALLNAKSEWAAILACDLPLVGSELFTIMVSFCREKHDGLNETIDAILPRQPDGRIQPLCGLYKAQTCIPHVKEMLSSDNWSLQDLVRRLNTHILEFSAYEDLEGSDNYFLNVNIPDDFRIAVEHETKRSQQWKRKQLF, from the coding sequence ATGACAGCCATCGAAGGGTTCGTTTTAGCCGGAGGACAAAGCCGGCGAATGGGTTCGGACAAAGCACAACTGAAGCTTGGAGGTCTCACACTTGTGGAGCGGGCCGCAAACGTTTTGGCAAGGAACGCGGAACCTGTGTCGATCGTGGGGCATTCGCCAAGCGACTACAGATCGAATCTAATTATTATTGAGGACGCGTCCGTTGGGGCGGGCAGGAGAGGCTCTGTCGTTGGCCTCTATACTGCACTGCTTAATGCGAAGTCCGAGTGGGCTGCGATTCTCGCGTGCGACCTTCCGCTAGTGGGTTCTGAATTGTTCACAATAATGGTCTCGTTCTGTAGGGAAAAGCATGATGGCTTGAACGAAACCATCGACGCGATCCTTCCACGGCAACCTGACGGACGCATACAACCCCTTTGCGGCCTTTACAAGGCCCAAACTTGTATTCCACACGTGAAAGAAATGTTGTCGTCGGACAATTGGAGCCTGCAGGACCTGGTCAGGCGGTTGAACACGCACATTCTAGAATTCTCCGCTTATGAGGATCTTGAAGGATCAGATAATTATTTCTTGAATGTAAACATCCCGGACGACTTCCGAATCGCCGTAGAGCATGAAACGAAACGCTCTCAACAATGGAAAAGAAAACAGCTTTTTTAG
- a CDS encoding Crp/Fnr family transcriptional regulator, protein MEELLKDLGGELAETITRSGTTKTFAPNQSIFFEGDTSTFLPIVLSGKVKLVRFPEPGKEVILGLFHSGEAFAIPPAMDGKRFPATAVAIEKSDLLLIPRKDFLELMRSSPEFSAAIMTRMCGILRDRVDTVQILATSSAEQRVVNVLLRLAGDIGADEVKEITYRRQDIAEMAGLSLETTIRAIRKLADKGCLKIVGGRIYLETTNELRELVR, encoded by the coding sequence ATGGAAGAACTGCTAAAAGATCTCGGCGGCGAACTGGCGGAAACGATCACGAGATCGGGTACGACGAAGACGTTCGCGCCCAATCAGTCGATCTTTTTCGAAGGTGACACCTCTACGTTTCTGCCGATCGTCTTGTCTGGTAAAGTCAAGCTCGTCAGATTTCCCGAGCCCGGGAAAGAAGTCATTCTCGGGCTGTTTCACTCGGGTGAAGCTTTTGCGATACCGCCGGCGATGGATGGCAAGCGATTCCCCGCCACGGCGGTTGCCATCGAGAAGAGCGATCTGCTGCTGATCCCACGCAAAGACTTTTTGGAGTTAATGAGATCATCGCCAGAGTTTTCAGCGGCGATCATGACCCGGATGTGCGGGATACTCCGCGATCGCGTCGATACCGTTCAGATCCTCGCGACATCCTCCGCCGAGCAGCGGGTAGTGAACGTTTTACTTCGGCTAGCCGGCGACATCGGCGCGGATGAAGTGAAGGAGATCACTTACCGCCGCCAGGACATTGCCGAGATGGCCGGGCTCTCGCTCGAGACGACCATCCGAGCGATCCGAAAACTGGCTGACAAGGGCTGTCTGAAAATCGTAGGCGGGCGCATATATCTCGAGACGACAAATGAGCTTCGCGAATTGGTGCGGTGA
- a CDS encoding DUF542 domain-containing protein — protein MLNVQGKTVREIALEMPLTTRVFEEYKIDYCCHGDTLFDEACRKAGALPDVVNQKIDLIVDAATETAGETLSEMSLNDLIDHILDKHHVYTKDEMAHLTPLMAKVASRHGDHYEYLLELKDLFRGGLRRPRSAYDERGNGAVPIHSGPGIPPIKQPDGSVSGLWHCSTSDQYDERRT, from the coding sequence ATGCTCAATGTACAGGGAAAGACGGTTCGGGAAATTGCACTTGAAATGCCGCTCACGACTCGCGTGTTCGAGGAATACAAGATCGATTACTGCTGCCACGGTGACACGCTTTTTGACGAAGCATGCCGGAAGGCCGGAGCTCTACCGGACGTTGTAAACCAGAAGATCGACCTGATCGTAGACGCCGCGACCGAGACCGCGGGCGAAACCCTTTCCGAGATGTCTCTGAACGATCTCATCGATCATATTCTGGACAAACATCACGTATACACAAAAGACGAGATGGCTCATTTGACTCCGTTAATGGCCAAGGTCGCGAGCCGTCACGGAGATCATTATGAATATTTGCTGGAGTTGAAGGACCTTTTTCGCGGCGGTCTGCGACGACCTCGATCCGCATATGATGAAAGAGGAAATGGTGCTGTTCCCATACATTCGGGACCTGGAATACCGCCTATCAAACAACCTGACGGCAGCGTTTCCGGCCTTTGGCACTGTTCGACATCCGATCAGTATGATGAACGTCGAACATGA
- a CDS encoding hemerythrin domain-containing protein, with translation MMNVEHEEVGELLSKMRATTNNYALPDGACPSFTALYHRLEAFERDIHQHIHLENNLLFPRSVELERSAFN, from the coding sequence ATGATGAACGTCGAACATGAGGAGGTCGGTGAATTGTTGTCGAAAATGCGTGCGACAACCAACAACTACGCTTTGCCGGACGGCGCGTGTCCGAGTTTTACGGCTCTGTACCACCGGCTTGAGGCTTTCGAGCGCGACATTCACCAACACATCCATTTAGAGAACAATTTGCTGTTTCCCCGATCGGTCGAACTCGAGCGTAGTGCATTCAATTGA
- a CDS encoding YwiC-like family protein: MSNTASLTTPAPAIGRVRTFKIRQIAIPVEHGGWSFLLEPLIAGVAVAFSVGGLWIVLMTIGFLCRQP; this comes from the coding sequence ATGTCGAACACCGCTTCGCTAACAACACCCGCACCGGCAATCGGCCGGGTGAGGACGTTTAAGATAAGGCAGATCGCCATTCCGGTCGAACATGGCGGTTGGAGCTTTTTGCTCGAACCGCTGATCGCCGGCGTGGCGGTTGCTTTTTCGGTCGGAGGGTTGTGGATAGTCTTGATGACAATCGGATTTCTCTGCCGACAACCTTGA
- a CDS encoding YwiC-like family protein, which translates to MKVLIADRMGMKDASRAKAALVFLMAYASIFAIGILGTLVASGSRPLLPFALVLPLVGYQIFNDVSRRGRQLAPELCGAVSLSASVAAIAIAGGQTWAIAASLWTVFVLRSIPSILYVRNRLLLEKGKDYSRTIPTLSHVVGLAATCILVYFGTSPILTIFAMLILLGRSVTGLAPGRKKLRAMQIGLS; encoded by the coding sequence TTGAAGGTCCTGATCGCCGACCGCATGGGGATGAAGGATGCGAGTCGCGCAAAAGCCGCACTGGTCTTCTTGATGGCGTATGCGTCAATCTTCGCGATCGGAATTCTCGGGACGTTGGTCGCTTCCGGCTCGCGGCCGCTTTTGCCTTTCGCGTTGGTGCTGCCGCTCGTCGGATATCAGATCTTTAACGACGTATCGCGTCGGGGCAGGCAGCTCGCCCCCGAACTATGCGGCGCCGTCTCGCTTTCGGCATCTGTTGCGGCGATCGCTATCGCAGGCGGCCAGACCTGGGCCATTGCTGCCTCGCTGTGGACGGTATTTGTCCTCCGTTCGATCCCGTCGATCCTTTACGTCCGAAATCGATTGCTCTTGGAAAAGGGAAAGGATTACTCAAGGACGATCCCAACCCTTTCTCATGTTGTTGGGCTCGCCGCAACCTGCATCCTTGTCTACTTTGGGACGAGCCCGATCTTGACGATCTTTGCGATGCTGATCCTATTGGGCCGCTCGGTCACCGGACTTGCTCCCGGACGGAAAAAGCTGCGGGCGATGCAGATCGGCCTTTCTTGA